CTGGGCAAGGTCGACGTGGTCGTCGCGCCCGATGCGCCGCTCAGCGAGGCGCGCGTGCGCGGCTTCCTTGCGCCGCTGCAACCGGGCGAAGCGGTCAGCGCGCAGAGCTATGAGCGCGCGATGCTGCTGCTGTCCGACCAGCCCGGCGTCAAGGTGTCGTCGGGGCTGCAGGAAGGCACGGCGCCCGGCACCACCGACCTTTCGGTCGAGGTGGCCGCCGCGCCGCGCTGGGCCTTCACGGCCGAGGCCGACAACCACGGCACCAAGGAATCGGGGCGCTATCGCGTCGGCGGCACCGCGCGCTGGTTGAGCCCCTTCGGCATCGGCGACAACCTCGATATGCGCCTGATGGTGTCCGACAGCAACGACCTGCAGTTCGGCCGCATCGCATACGAGGCGCCCATCGGCACCAGCGGGTTGCGTGCGGGCGTGGGCCTGGCGCGCGTGAACTACGAGCTCGGCGGGCAGTTCGCGGACTACGAGGCGCGCGGCCGGGCCAACGTGCTCGACTTCTCGCTCAACTATCCGCTGATCCGCCAGCGCCAGCAGAACCTGTTCCTGCGCTTGGGCGCCGACATCAAGGACCTGACCGACGAGGTCGGCATCGCCAACAGCAATTCGCGCAAGCGCATCCATGGCCTCAGCATGGGCTGGACCTGGGAGCGCCGCGACGAGGTGTTCGGCGGCGGCTACTGGGCGAGCTCGGGCACGCTGTACCACGGCAACCTCTCGATCCGCGATCCGGAGAGCCGCTTGGCCGACCAGAGCCTCGGCGGCCACAACACCGAAGGCGGCTTCACCAAGCTGAGCTTCCAGCTTTCGCGGCTGCAGGCCATCGTGCCGCGCCATTCGCTGTACCTCTCGGTCGGCGGCCAGTGGGCCAGCAAGAACCTCGACGGCTCCGAAAAGCTCGCGCTCGGCGGCGCGCGCGCGGTGCGTGCGTACCCGTCGGGCGAGCTGCTGGTGGACCAGGGCGTGATCGGCACCGTCGAGTGGCGCTGGTCGTTCAACGAAGAGCTCACGCCCTTCCTGTTCTACGACGCCGCACGCGGAAAGATGGTGCGCAACCCCACGGTCTTCGACGGCCCCAACAGCCACAGCCTGCGCGGCTACGGCGTGGGCGTGAGCTGGTCGCGGCCGGGCAATTTCTCGATCAACGCCACGCTCGCCTGGCGCGCCGGCACGCCGCCGGCGCAGACCGACGGCGGTGGGCGCAATCCGCGCCTCTACGTGCAGCTCATCAAGGCGTTCTGACCATGAAGCAACGCAATCCTTCTCGCCAACGGCCCCGCCACCATCGCGGCCTGCAACTGCGGCCCCTGGCGATCTCGCTGTTGTGCGCGGGTCTTTCGCCGGCCATCGCGCAGGTGCTGCCCACGGGCTTTCTCCCGATCGCCGGCGGCGTCTCGATGACGCAAAGCGGCGCCGTGATGAGCATCAACCAGCCGCTCGCGCGAGGCATCGCGAACTGGCAGACCTTCTCGATCGGTGTGGGCGGCGTGGTCAACATCGTGCAGCCGAGCGCCAGCAGCGTGCTGCTCAATCGCGTCACCGGCAACGAGCTCTCGACCATCGCGGGCCAGCTCAATGCCAATGGGCGCGTGATCCTGGTCAATCCCAACGGCGTGATGTTCAGCCAGGGCGCGACGGTGAACGTGGGTGGCCTCATCGCCTCCACGCTGGCGTTGACGACCTCCAACCAGAGCTTCATGGATGGCGCCACCAAGCTCACCTTCGAGCGCGCCGATCTCAACTCGGCCGAGGTGCGCAACCTCGGCAGCATCACCGCCACCGGCGGCGGACCCGTGGTGCTCATGGGCGCGGCGGTGGGCAGCGGCAGCACCGGCACCATCACGGCCGACAACGGCACCGTTGCGCTGGCCTCGGGCCGCAGGATCACGCTGGACCTCGTGGGCGACGGGCTCACCAACCTCGTGATCGCGCCCGACGCCATGGCCACCCATGCAGCCGTCAGCAACAGCGGCACGATCCAGGCCGACGGCGGGCGCGTGGCGCTCGTCGGCAGTTCCGTCACCGCGGGTGAGCTCGTAGTCAACCAGACCGGCACGGTGCGCGCGCGCAGCATCGGCACGCGCAACGGCGAGATCTTCCTCGGCGGCGGGCGGGACAACCAGATCGCGATGACCGGCGGCACGCTCGACGCCACCGGCGCCGCGACCGGCGAGCGCGGC
This region of Variovorax sp. RKNM96 genomic DNA includes:
- a CDS encoding ShlB/FhaC/HecB family hemolysin secretion/activation protein: MRNAMNSTRSLALAPRSALRPIAWAAGALVSAVLFMAADRAHAEEQAQVEPQAASVNDAGDTELLPTKDPCGTCDRPLAQATGTVAPQSLPAPPRPAGTTFKLNDLRLNGVKALTNEELQSITAPYIGRDVTLGDLEGLAQAITARYKERGYFLAQAIVPVQTVRDGIVEISVIEGRLGKVDVVVAPDAPLSEARVRGFLAPLQPGEAVSAQSYERAMLLLSDQPGVKVSSGLQEGTAPGTTDLSVEVAAAPRWAFTAEADNHGTKESGRYRVGGTARWLSPFGIGDNLDMRLMVSDSNDLQFGRIAYEAPIGTSGLRAGVGLARVNYELGGQFADYEARGRANVLDFSLNYPLIRQRQQNLFLRLGADIKDLTDEVGIANSNSRKRIHGLSMGWTWERRDEVFGGGYWASSGTLYHGNLSIRDPESRLADQSLGGHNTEGGFTKLSFQLSRLQAIVPRHSLYLSVGGQWASKNLDGSEKLALGGARAVRAYPSGELLVDQGVIGTVEWRWSFNEELTPFLFYDAARGKMVRNPTVFDGPNSHSLRGYGVGVSWSRPGNFSINATLAWRAGTPPAQTDGGGRNPRLYVQLIKAF